From a region of the Castor canadensis chromosome 7, mCasCan1.hap1v2, whole genome shotgun sequence genome:
- the Fhl3 gene encoding four and a half LIM domains protein 3 isoform X2 has product MPGSRKLEYGGQTWHEHCFLCSGCEQPLGSRSFVPDKGAHYCVPCYENKFAPRCARCSKTLTQGGVTYRDQPWHRECLVCTGCQTPLAGQQFTSRDDDPYCVACFGELFAPKCSSCKRPITGLGGGKYVSFEDRHWHHSCFSCARCSTSLVGQGFVPDGDQVLCQGCSQAGP; this is encoded by the exons GATCCCGAAAGCTGGAGTACGGTGGACAGACGTGGCATGAGCACTGCTTCCTGTGCAGTGGCTGCGAGCAGCCACTGGGCTCCCGTTCCTTTGTGCCCGACAAGGGCGCTCACTACTGCGTGCCCTGCTATGAGAACAAGTTTGCTCCTCGCTGTGCCCGCTGCAGCAAG ACGCTGACCCAGGGTGGAGTGACATACCGTGATCAGCCCTGGCATCGAGAATGCCTGGTCTGCACTGGGTGCCAGACGCCCCTGGCAGGGCAGCAGTTCACCTCACGGGATGACGATCCCTACTGTGTGGCCTGTTTTGGAGAACTCTTTGCACCTAAGTGCAGCAGCTGCAAGCGCCCCATCACAG gacttggtggAGGCAAGTATGTGTCCTTTGAAGACCGACACTGGCACCACAGCTGCTTCTCCTGCGCCCGCTGCTCCACCTCCCTGGTGGGCCAAGGCTTCGTGCCCGATGGAGACCAAGTGCTGTGCCAGGGCTGCAGCCAGGCAGGGCCCTGA